A stretch of DNA from Chromatiales bacterium 21-64-14:
ACGGCCATGCGCACCGCCGCCTCGTTGAGCACCGGCAACACCCCCGGAAATCCCAGATCCACGGCGCAGGCCTGGGTATTGGGTAGCGCCCCATAGGCAGTGGCCGCGGATGAAAAGATCTTGCTACGCGTGGCGAGTTGCGCGTGTATCTCCAACCCGATGACGACTTCCCACTCTGCCATGACCGTCCCGCTTTCCGATTCCTGCGTGCTACACGCCACCCCAGCCGATATCACGACCGTTGGGCCTACACTAAAATCCCGGTGGTACCCGCCGGTGCCAGTCAGTAACCTGTTGGTACTGGTGGGCTGCATTCAGCAGCCGCCCTTCCTGGAAGTAGTCTCCGATCAACTGCAGGCCCACCGGCAAACCGTCCACGAACCCGGCTGGGAGCGACAGGGCCGGCAGGCCCGCCAAGTTCACCGCGATGGTATAGAGATCCGACAGGTACATGGTCACCGGGTCGTCCATCCGTTCCCCCAGGCGGAACGCCACCGTGGGGGAAGTGGGCCCCATGATCACGTCCACCTCCCGGAAAGCGCTCTGGAAGTCGTCGCGGATCAGGCGGCGCAATTGTTGGGCCTTGCGGTAATAGGCATCGTAGTAGCCCGCCGACAGGACGTAGGTGCCCACCAGGATGCGCCGCTTCACCTCCGCGCCGAAGCCCTCCCCCCGTGACCGCGTGTACAGGTCCTCCAGGTTTTCCGGGGCCTCGCAACGATAGCCGAAGCGCACCCCGTCGAAGCGCGACAGGTTGGAAGAACACTCCGCTGGGGCGATCACGTAGTAGGCCGGGACCGAAAGGCGGGTGTTGGGGAGGCTGATCTCCCGCACCTCGGCCCCCAGACGGCGATACTCCGCCACCGCCTCCTCCACCACCCGGCCCACGCGCGCCTCCAGCCCTGCGGAGAAGTATTCCTTCGGAAGGCCCACCCGCAACCCCGCCAGTGGCGCCGCCAGCGGCGCCGCGTAATCCGGCACCGGGTGATCCACGCAGGTGGAATCCCGCGGATCGAAACCGGCCATGGCCCCCAACAGCCAAGCCAGGTCCTCGGCGCAGCGCGCCATGGGCCCGCCCTGGTCGAGGCTGGAGGCAAAGGCGATCATCCCGTAGCGCGACACCCGTCCGTAGGTGGGCTTGAGGCCGGTGATCCCGCACAAGGCCGCGGGCTGGCGGATGGATCCCCCGGTGTCGGTCCCAGTGGCGGCGGGCACCAGCCGCGCCGCCAGCGCGGCGGCGGAACCGCCGGACGATCCGCCGGGGACGGTCTCCGTGTCCCAGGGATTGCGTACCGGCCCGTAATAGCTGGTCTCGCTGGAGGAGCCCATGGCGAACTCGTCCATGTTGGTCTTGCCCAGCATCACCATCCCGGCGTCTTGGAGCCGCTCGGTGACCGCGGATTCGTAGGGCGCGGTGAAGTTATCCAGCATCCGCGAGCCGCAACTGGTACGCACACCCAGGGTACAGAAGATGTCCTTGTGGGCAATCGGCACGCCGGTGAGGGGCCCGGCCTCTCCCGCGGCGCGCCGCCGATCCGCACGCCGCGCGGCCTCCAGCGCCTGGGGCGCGGTCACGGTGACGAAGCTGTTGAGCCGCGGGTCGAGCCGCTCCACCCGGTCGAGCAAGGTGCGGGTAAGTTCCTCGCTGGAGAACTCGCGCGCCGCGAGCCCGGCGGACAATTCAGTGACGGTCTTGTTGTGCATGCGGTTTCCAGGCATTCATTCGCCGGGCGGACGCGCGCCGCCGGCACACGGGTCAAGGCTTATTCGATAACCTTGGGTACCAGATAGAACCCGCCCTCCACCTTGGGTGCCACCGTCTGGAAATGCGCCCGCTGATCCGTTTCCGTGACCTGATCCGGACGCAGGCGCTGGATCGCCTCCAGCGGATGGGCCATGGGCTCCACGTCGCGGGTCTCTACCGCGTTCATCTGCTCCACGAACTCCAGGATGCGGGAGAGGTTGCGGCCATATTCGTCCATGTCCTGCGCGCGGACCGCGATACGCGCCAGCCGCGCGATCTTCTTCACTTCGGAGGGTCCCAGTGCCATCGCTTCCGTCCGTATCACACGCCGAGTATCGGGGCTCCCGAGCCACAGCCGGTTATCATACCTGCGTCCTTGCCCAAAATCGCCCCCGCTGCTAGAGTATCGGCACATCACGCGCTGGAGGCGGAACACGTCCTATGTTCAAACGCTTATGGGGGCTTTTCTCCAACGATCTGTCCATTGACCTGGGTACCGCCAACACCCTCATCTACGTCCGGGGCCAGGGGATCGTACTCAACGAGCCGTCGGTGGTGGCGATCCGCCAAGACCGGGGGCCAGGTGGTCCGCGTTCAATCGCCGCGGTGGGTATCGAGGCCAAGCGGATGCTCGGCCGCACCCCGGGCAACATCACCGCGATCCGACCTCTCAAGGAGGGCGTCATCGCGGACTTCACCGTCACCGAGAAGATGTTGCAGTACTTCATCCGCAAGGTGCATGAAAACAAGGTATTCCGCCCCAGCCCCCGCGTCCTGGTGTGCGTCCCCTGCGGCTCCACCCAAGTGGAGCGGCGCGCGATCCGCGAGTCCGCGGCCGGCGCCGGGGCCCGCGAGGTCTACCTGATAGAAGAGCCCATGGCGGCGGCGATCGGGGCCGGCCTGCCAGTGGAAGAGGCGCGGGGTTCCATGGTACTGGACATCGGCGGCGGCACCTCGGAAGTGGCGGTGATCTCCCTGAACGGCATCGTCTATTCCGCCTCGGTACGCATCGGTGGTGACAAATTCGACGACGCCATCGCCAACTACGTGCGGCGCAACTACGGGACGTTGATCGGGGAGACCACTGCGGAGCGCATCAAACACGAGATCGGATCCGCGTTCCCGGGGAACGAGGTGCGCGAAATCGAGGTCAAAGGACGTAATCTGGCCGAAGGCGTGCCGCGCAGTTTCACGCTCAACAGCAACGAGATCCTGGAAGCGCTGCAGGAACCGCTTTCGGGCATCGTGGGCGCGGTGAGGACCGCGCTCGAACAAACGCCGCCGGAACTGGGCTCGGACGTGGCCGAACGCGGGATCGTGCTCACCGGCGGGGGCGCCCTGCTGCGCGACCTGGACCGGCTCCTGATGGAAGAGACCGGGCTGCCGGTGGTGGTGGCAGAGGACCCCCTCACGTGCGTGGCACGGGGCGGTGGCCGCGCCCTGGAACTGATCAGCGAGCATGGCAGCGACTTCTTCCTGGTCGATTGATATGGCGTTCCGTCCGGCCGGGAACGCGGGGTTGTACCGATAAAGCTGCTGTTCACACAAGGCCCATCCATCACTTCGCGGCTGGTGGTGTTCGCGCTGGCCTCGATACTATTGATGACCGTGGATCACCGTGCTCACCATCTCGAGTCCCTGCGCAGCGCGCTCTCGGTGGTGGTATACCCATTGGAATACCTGGTCGATCTGCCGGTGGCCATCGGGCGCTGGACTTCCGAGAACATGACCTCGCGCCGTCACCTCCTGGAAGAGAACTCAGCGCTACGCACTCAACAGTTCATACTCAAAACCGAGCTCCAGAGGATGTCGGCCCTGGAGGCGGAGAACCAGCGACTGCGTGTCCTGCGCCGGTCCTCGGCCCAGGTGAGCGGCAGAATCCGCATCGCAGAGATCATGGCCGTCGATCTGGACCCCTACAAGCATCATGTGACCATCAACCGGGGCAGCCTGGATGGGGTGTGCGTGGGGCAACCGATCCTCGACGCCGACGGCGTCATGGGGCAAGTAATCCATGTCGGCCCGCTGAGCGCCACGGCGGTGCTGATTACCGACGTCAGCAGCGCGATCCCGGTGCAAGTCAACCGAAATGGCCTGCGCGCCATTGCGATGGGCACCGGGAACATCGGCCGATTGGACCTGCCCCACCTGCCCAACAATGCCGATATCCGCGTCGGAGATCTGCTGGTCACCTCCGGGCTGGGCGGGCGCTTCCCGTTGGGTTATCCGGTGGCGCGCGTCTCCGCCGTCCGTCACGACCCGGGTGAACCCTTCGCGAACGTTACCGCCATCCCCACGGCGCACTTGGAACGCAGCCGCGAAGTGATGCTGGTCTGGCCGGAAACGGGCCCCTGCGGGACCAATTCCGTAGCCCCCGCTACGCGGCCCCGGTCCGCCGCCGCGGGCCACCGATGATCCTTGCCCGTCATCACGGCGGTTGGGTAATCGTGCTCAGCTTTGTGGCGGCGATGGCGCTCACCATCCTGCCGCTGCCCGGCTCGGCCGAGCTGTTCCGGCCGGAATGGACCGCGCTGGTACTCGTCTACTGGTGCCTGGCGCTCCCGGAACGGGTCGGGGTGGGCATCGCCTGGCTGGCCGGGCTGCTGACGGACGTGCTGAAGGGCGGGTTGATGGGTGAGCACGCCCTCGGGCTGACCGTGGTCGCATTCCTCACTCTGAAACTGCACCAGCGAATCCGGGTCTATCCCATGTGGCAGCAAGCCCTGAGCGTGCTGGTGCTGCTAGCGCTATACCAGCTTGTGCTGCTATGGATAAACGGGATCATCGGGCATCCCGCCCGCACCTGGCTCTACTGGGCGCCGTCCGTCACTGGGACCATGCTGTGGCCCGCGGTGTTTCTGGTCCTGCGGGGCCTGCGCCGACGGTTCCGCGTCGCTTGAACCCGCATGAGGCTGATCGGGTCGTGGCCCACGATCGGCAGTGGTTGAGGTGATCGTGATCTCCTGCTTCGCTCCCAACGCCTCCGGACACCGCGTTCAGGCGGCGCCATTCCCCGGCGCCCGAGTCCGTGCGTCGTCCCCGGACCCCGCCTGATGGCCGGTCGCATCACCATCAAGGACTATCTGGCGGAGAGTCAGATAATGATCGCCCGCGCCACCTGGGCCGTGGTAATCGTCGGCCTGCTGATCGCGGCGCTGGTAGGACGTCTGATATACCTGCAGGTG
This window harbors:
- a CDS encoding rod shape-determining protein, with protein sequence MFKRLWGLFSNDLSIDLGTANTLIYVRGQGIVLNEPSVVAIRQDRGPGGPRSIAAVGIEAKRMLGRTPGNITAIRPLKEGVIADFTVTEKMLQYFIRKVHENKVFRPSPRVLVCVPCGSTQVERRAIRESAAGAGAREVYLIEEPMAAAIGAGLPVEEARGSMVLDIGGGTSEVAVISLNGIVYSASVRIGGDKFDDAIANYVRRNYGTLIGETTAERIKHEIGSAFPGNEVREIEVKGRNLAEGVPRSFTLNSNEILEALQEPLSGIVGAVRTALEQTPPELGSDVAERGIVLTGGGALLRDLDRLLMEETGLPVVVAEDPLTCVARGGGRALELISEHGSDFFLVD
- a CDS encoding aspartyl/glutamyl-tRNA amidotransferase subunit B, which gives rise to MAEWEVVIGLEIHAQLATRSKIFSSAATAYGALPNTQACAVDLGFPGVLPVLNEAAVRMAV
- a CDS encoding aspartyl/glutamyl-tRNA(Asn/Gln) amidotransferase subunit C; protein product: MALGPSEVKKIARLARIAVRAQDMDEYGRNLSRILEFVEQMNAVETRDVEPMAHPLEAIQRLRPDQVTETDQRAHFQTVAPKVEGGFYLVPKVIE
- a CDS encoding rod shape-determining protein MreD → MILARHHGGWVIVLSFVAAMALTILPLPGSAELFRPEWTALVLVYWCLALPERVGVGIAWLAGLLTDVLKGGLMGEHALGLTVVAFLTLKLHQRIRVYPMWQQALSVLVLLALYQLVLLWINGIIGHPARTWLYWAPSVTGTMLWPAVFLVLRGLRRRFRVA
- a CDS encoding aspartyl/glutamyl-tRNA amidotransferase subunit A, whose protein sequence is MHNKTVTELSAGLAAREFSSEELTRTLLDRVERLDPRLNSFVTVTAPQALEAARRADRRRAAGEAGPLTGVPIAHKDIFCTLGVRTSCGSRMLDNFTAPYESAVTERLQDAGMVMLGKTNMDEFAMGSSSETSYYGPVRNPWDTETVPGGSSGGSAAALAARLVPAATGTDTGGSIRQPAALCGITGLKPTYGRVSRYGMIAFASSLDQGGPMARCAEDLAWLLGAMAGFDPRDSTCVDHPVPDYAAPLAAPLAGLRVGLPKEYFSAGLEARVGRVVEEAVAEYRRLGAEVREISLPNTRLSVPAYYVIAPAECSSNLSRFDGVRFGYRCEAPENLEDLYTRSRGEGFGAEVKRRILVGTYVLSAGYYDAYYRKAQQLRRLIRDDFQSAFREVDVIMGPTSPTVAFRLGERMDDPVTMYLSDLYTIAVNLAGLPALSLPAGFVDGLPVGLQLIGDYFQEGRLLNAAHQYQQVTDWHRRVPPGF
- a CDS encoding rod shape-determining protein MreC; the encoded protein is MFTQGPSITSRLVVFALASILLMTVDHRAHHLESLRSALSVVVYPLEYLVDLPVAIGRWTSENMTSRRHLLEENSALRTQQFILKTELQRMSALEAENQRLRVLRRSSAQVSGRIRIAEIMAVDLDPYKHHVTINRGSLDGVCVGQPILDADGVMGQVIHVGPLSATAVLITDVSSAIPVQVNRNGLRAIAMGTGNIGRLDLPHLPNNADIRVGDLLVTSGLGGRFPLGYPVARVSAVRHDPGEPFANVTAIPTAHLERSREVMLVWPETGPCGTNSVAPATRPRSAAAGHR